From a region of the Canis lupus dingo isolate Sandy chromosome 5, ASM325472v2, whole genome shotgun sequence genome:
- the CXCL16 gene encoding C-X-C motif chemokine 16 produces the protein MGAGPLVLLAALALLTRPGDGNEGSVTGSCYCDKAISSGSPPTAELMAHLRKHLRVYQRCNSYVRFQLRMRSVCGGSKDPWVQQLMSCLDRKECGSADSRSVAPQEQLPPLSTQVPEPTERAPLDMGSPAQTYLPPAWRSTYLPTALQSTRQPVFPAGTLSLEKKLTHTSEIATSTVGHSLRTGSEAGESQKQQIKRVEPTAGTSAMVPVLSLLGIIFILTGVLLYVLCKRREQSLQHPPDLQLHYTPVASDSNV, from the exons GCGATGGCAACGAGGGCAGCGTCACTGGCAGTTGTTACTGCGACAAAGCGATTTCTTCCGGCTCCCCTCCGACCGCGGAGCTCATGGCTCATCTCCGAAAACATCTGCGAGTCTATCAGCGCTGTAATTCCTACGTCAG GTTTCAGCTACGAATGCGGAGCGTGTGTGGCGGCAGCAAGGATCCGTGGGTTCAACAGTTGATGAGCTGCTTGGATCGTAAAG AATGTGGCTCTGCTGATTCCAGAAGTGTGGCCCCCCAGGAGCAGTTACCTCCCCTCAGCACCCAGGTTCCTGAGCCCACAGAAAGGGCGCCTTTAGACATGGGCTCCCCTGCTCAGACATACCTGCCACCCGCCTGGCGGTCTACATACCTGCCAACTGCCTTGCAGTCCACCAGGCAGCCCGTGTTTCCAGCAGGGACACTATCTTTGGAGAAAAAGCTCACCCATACCAGTGAAATCGCTACATCTACTGTGGGCCACAGTCTTAGGACTGGGTCTGAGGCTGGGGAGAGCCAGAAGCAGCAGATTAAAAGAGTGGAGCCTACGGCTGGGACATCAGCCATGGTGCCTGTGCTGTCCCTCCTGGGCATCATTTTCATTCTCACCGGAGTCCTCCTATATGTTCTTTGCAAGAGGAGGGAGCAGTCACTGCAGCACCCTCCAG ATCTGCAGCTTCATTACACACCCGTGGCATCAGACTCCAATGTGTGA